Proteins from a genomic interval of Mus musculus strain PWK/PhJ chromosome 11 genomic patch of type NOVEL, GRCm38.p6 PATCHES PWK/PHJ_MMCHR11_CTG3:
- the Slfn5 gene encoding schlafen family member 5 (The RefSeq protein has 3 substitutions compared to this genomic sequence), with protein sequence MSFLEDLELNFAECIQDGGKATLGVRQREEMDTTHCMKQNEIISQAVCALLNSGGGVVRVEIENGDYNFERDGVGLNLPPLFRNHLDEMLYGKLFLIYVSSWDVAASHVRLATLCSNLYHRCGTFTEVMDPEKALKFLKRVQDPRILGDSDSLNLQEAPVDDAQMILASDLFHSPQLQYLEKLNFTKSSHVEFQMFSADLSQGIRERLPKCVSALANSEGGYVFFGVHDETRHVIGCEKEKINCTNLKSTIDACIRKMPVYHFCGQNHKVQYELKFLEVYDKEALHGYVCAIKVERFCCAAFAKAPDSWEIKDNNKKPLTANDWASRMIEINPDLSSFPQMIPWKSMLNTTPCSKTVFTHKYLKCVEDLQKDYFPVSPNRITYTPESVYKDLFADYRGLRNLINMEMRCFSQGILIFSHSWAVDLGLQRRQDVICDALLISPNNVPILYTICNKWDLGNRHYSMKVARTLKQKLVNMGGYPGRLGIIPLVLPLGSHQRVRNDLEMPVYPESYNFITTQQVEALLQSLVIILFGFRPLLNEELNLESETVALLSDQQYGLLSTNLSKHREMFVHGLPGSGKTTLALMIVGKIRNVFNCQADNILYICENQSLKRFIVRKNVCQAVTRKTFMKNTFDNVQHIIVDEAQNFRTEDGNWYAKAKAITQRARDGPGVLYIFLDYFQINHLCCSGLPELQHQKPLLKLTRMLRSGDNITSYLQDIMHQIRENPPPNVPQEALMVGEELEWGPDVTGNLEITDNLNLEQMSVYVAEKCQSLWRSGYFTDVAVLFTRARDIEKCRDKLLLAMRRRSMSQLAEEPSLLVQVREGLDSLGSHVVLESVHRFSGMERSIVFGIIPMGSETAIFYNALLCLASRARTHLYIVKVVF encoded by the exons ATGAGTTTCCTGGAGGATTTGGAACTGAACTTTGCGGAATGTATACAAGATGGAGGAAAAGCGACCCTTGGGGTTAGGCAAAGGGAGGAAATGGATACCACACACTGCATGAAACAGAACGAAATCATCTCGCAAGCCGTGTGCGCTCTGCTGAATTCCGGCGGCGGAGTGGTCAGGGTTGAGATTGAGAACGGAGACTATAATTTTGAGAGGGATGGAGTTGGCTTGAATCTGCCACCATTGTTCAGAAACCATTTAGACGAGATGCTGTATGGAAAGCTctttttaatatatgtgagtTCGTGGGACGTGGCAGCCTCTCACGTGAGGCTCGCTACCCTGTGCTCCAATTTGTACCACAGATGCGGAACATTTACTGAGGTCATGGATCCTGAAAAAGCCCTGAAATTCCTCAAAAGGGTCCAGGATCCTAGGATTCTTGGTGACTCTGACTCGCTAAATCTACAGGAAGCTCCTGTAGATGACGCTCAGATGATCTTAGCTTCTGATTTGTTTCATAGCCCGCAGCTCCAGTACCTGGAAAAACTCAACTTCACAAAGTCCTCACACGTTGAATTTCAAATGTTCTCGGCAGACCTTTCCCAGGGCATTAGAGAGAGACTTCCCAAGTGTGTTTCTGCACTTGCCAATTCTGAAGGGGGCTATGTGTTTTTTGGTGTGCATGATGAGACCCGTCATGTCATTGGATgtgaaaaggaaaagataaattgTACCAACTTGAAATCTACTATCGATGCCTGTATCAGGAAGATGCCTGTCTACCACTTCTGTGGACAAAACCACAAAGTGCAATATGAGCTTAAATTCCTTGAAGTGTATGATAAGGAGGCCCTCCATGGGTATGTCTGTGCAATCAAGGTCGAACGATTCTGCTGTGCAGCATTTGCCAAAGCGCCCGATTCCTGGGAGATAAAGGACAATAATAAGAAGCCGCTAACTGCGAATGACTGGGCCTCTCGGATGATAGAAATCAACCCAG ACCTTTCCAGTTTCCCTCAGATGATCCCCTGGAAGAGTATGTTAAACACCACACCCTGCAGCAAGACCGTGTTCACacataaatatttgaaatgtgtgGAAGACCTGCAGAAGGATTACTTTCCAG TGTCACCCAACAGGATTACATATACTCCAGAGAGCGTCTACAAGGACCTCTTCGCAGATTACAGAGGACTAAGAAACTTAATAAATATGGAAATGCGCTGTTTCTCTCAAGGGATATTGATCTTCTCCCACAGCTGGGCTGTAGATCTAGGTCTTCAGAGGAGGCAAGATGTCATCTGTGACGCTCTTCTGATTTCCCCGAACAACGTTCCAATCCTGTACACCATTTGCAACAAGTGGGATCTGGGGAACAGGCACTATTCCATGAAAGTCGCCCGTACCCTGAAGCAGAAGCTGGTGAACATGGGTGGCTACCCTGGAAGATTAGGCATCATTCCCTTGGTCTTACCACTGGGTTCTCACCAAAGAGTAAGGAATGACTTAGAAATGCCAGTGTACCCCGAATCCTATAACTTCACAACCACAAAGCAGGTGGAAGCTCTGTTGCAATCTCTTGTGATCATCTTGTTTGGGTTCAGACCCCTGTTAAATGAAGAGTTAAACTTGGAGTCTGAGACTGTGGCCCTGCTCTCAGACCAGCAGTACGGGTTGCTTTCAACTAACCTGAGCAAGCACAGAGAGATGTTTGTCCACGGCTTACCTGGATCAGGGAAGACCACTCTAGCTCTCATGATCGTGGGGAAGATTAGGAATGTGTTCAACTGTCAAGCTGACGACATTCTTTACATCTGTGAGAACCAGTCCTTGAAGAGGTTCATTGTGAG GAAAAACGTTTGCCAGGCAGTGACACGGAAAACCTTCATGAAAAATACCTTTGATAACGTGCAACATATCATCGTGGACGAAGCTCAGAATTTCCGAACGGAGGACGGGAACTGGTACGCAAAGGCCAAAGCCATCACTCAGAGAGCGAGAGATGGCCCAGGAGTTCTCTACATTTTTCTGGATTACTTTCAGATCAATCACTTGTGTTGCAGTGGCCTCCCTGAGCTCCAACACCAGAAGCCGTTATTGAAGCTCACCAGAATGCTCCGCAGCGGAGACAACATAACCAGCTACCTTCAGGATATAATGCATCAAATCAGAGAAAATCCTCCCCCAAATGTCCCCCAAGAAGCCTTGATGGTGGGTGAAGAACTTGAATGGGGTCCAGATGTCACAGGCAACTTAGAGATTACTGATAACTTGAATTTGGAGCAGATGTCAGTCTATGTAGCAGAGAAATGCCAGAGTCTTTGGAGGTCTGGCTATTTCACGGATGTTGCTGTTCTTTTCACTAGAGCCAGAGATATAGAAAAATGTAGAGACAAGCTTCTGCTAGCAATGAGGAGGAGGTCCATGTCTCAGCTCGCTGAGGAGCCCAGTTTACTAGTGCAGGTCAGGGAGGGGTTGGATAGTCTGGGTAGTCACGTCGTGTTGGAGAGTGTTCACCGATTTTCAGGCATGGAAAGAAGTATTGTGTTTGGGATCATTCCAATGGGATCTGAGACGGCCATTTTCTACAATGCTCTGCTCTGTCTGGCTTCCAGGGCAAGGACACATCTGTATATTGTAAAGGTTGTGTTTTGA